The genomic window TCCCACGCAAAACCTCCGCGATTTCGAACATAagtacttttattttctcaaaagtGAATGTGTTTCGCAAAGATCGAAGTTCGCCGGGAGGATTTCGCAAATAGTTATAAATATAGCGCGTCTCTGAGCATCGACTGAGGAAAATGTGAAAGACcactttgttattattattattattattatacctatcgCACATCTTTCTCACAGCTGCAGAAGCAAGGGATCAGAGTTAATCTTCGCTGTGTCTGTACAGCCTAGCTGCACAATGCCGCAATGCAATTTCTCGTTCAGGTGCAAAAGGTATTACCGATACGGGAGTGCGAGATGTTGCGCAAATGTTTGTGAACTATTGCTTAATGCGTACGACGTAGTTTTGCAATAGCAAATGCATCCGTGTGCTTGGGCCGGGCGAATGGCCAATAAATTATCCAATTAGACCGAATCGTTCGGGTTGCGAAGCAGACGGGAAAAAAGGAAACCCTTTTGGGCTCAATAATTCAACCTTTCCAATACCCAGAACCGATACACGCGCACGccccttttttatttgattttcaatttttcacgctcAAAAACCAAATCTTTCGTGTAATTTTTGACGATCTTCCATACCGTCTGCTTATACACGTATATCAACCGTTACGATTTCACGGTGTGAAAGTTTTATTTGCGATACGACAGAGAGCATTCAAAGTGTGAAATTGGGTCGGTGGTGGGCCCCAAAATTctcttattttcaaaatttctcgaaaaatGATTATCGGTAGATTCATTTGACATGCAGTCGCTGACgggtaataaaattcagaagAGAAAACGAAGTTAGGCATGACACCTGTTTCATTTCGGCAATGAGAATCACAGCAAGCAATAGGATTTTCAATGTCCGCAGAGATatttaaaaagtaaataaatatatcatttgAAGcaacaatggaaaaattcacaactGGATAGTACGAAAAACTGCATCCAATTACTCCAAGGTTTTATGTTGAGATTACTTGCACGAATTTCAGCAAACAGTAAAGTCAAGAATCAgacatttttcttacatttgcACTGGCGACGCGACAGTAAAGAAATAATTACTTCCTGACTGCAGGAGAGAAAGTCGTTTCGCCTAAATAGTCAAGTGTAATAGCAGCTAATCGTAAGTACCACGGCCGTAATACAACAGAAAATCTGCGCTGGCTGCAGCTATGAGAACGTTGCGTCATGAGAAGCTTCTCACTCGTTAAAAGTATGACAAAAAATCACATACTCTCAATTACTATCGTTGTCGCAAAATTATGTTCCAATAAAATCATTGTGTAATCATCtaccaaaatttttgaacgcATAACCTCtgcgtaaaaaaatgtataaaaactggggcaaagaataaaaaattaatgaaatgatTTTCGGAACGAGAACGCTGCCTTTCCACCGTTTGCAGTTAGCAGTAGCGAAAACCGAACCGCAAACTAACGAAACGCGTTCCAATTTGCAGAAATCGCGTGTAAATCGAGCGTGACACGTCGCCCAACCCTTTTTCAAACAGGGCATTCTCGCACGGGAGATATGTCACCCTCAATTAGACACAGTATGTCGCCGCTTTAGGAGGCGTGAAggttatacatacatttgcGATACACGTGTCAATGGGACACTCGATCGAACATGATCGGTTTGAACGTTGGCCGCGTTGTTATGGAAATGAAGATACTCAGGGCACATCCTTCTTTAGCTCAGCCTTGCCTGGAGACTCTGGGTCTTCTGCTTTCTCTTCACAACCCAAGTGTCAACCTGtcagagaaagaagaaattatGTTTCGATATACTTGACATAAAGCTATGTGGCGTTGGTTGGAATAACGGAGAGAATCTAGATAAGTAGCTGGTAATTCTACCGAACTTATATATTGTGTGATAACGGAACCTGTCCATGTCAGGCATGAACGGAAATATTTTACCTCAGTTCTTCACCATCACCTTCAGCAAATTGAACGGTTATGTGCTTCTTGATACTGCTTACTTTGGGTCGAATCAGTTCCCATTTTCAACCATGAAATTTCTATGCTGTGAACTTGTACTTATAGCTTGGAACCGAGTTGAGGGAACGAAATACTAACAAGTAATGGACTCTGACGTCATAAACTTGGTCAAGGTTTTCCGTTATCGTATAAAATAGAAGGATTCAAggatgtcaaatttttcagcGACGTAATGACGCGGTTTGTATAGCTGCGGCTGACTCGTCGCTATAACTGCGGTGGGCTTCGTCATTGTACAAAATAGCAAAGGATTGTAATAATGGGTTTGTTGTGAAAGAGAAGAAACGAATCGCGAGGCTCCAGGCACGTGAGTCGTTTTTCATCCAGAGTGTTGGAGGTGGTGCAGTGTTACCGAGACGTCTATTTGTTCTCATTGAACAAATTATTGACAGTACACTCAGAATGCATGAATATATCTTGATAACGAATCGTTGAGCAAACATGCCACACGTGGTCCCAGCATTTTTTGTTCCCGTGTATTCACCGTTCGAATGGGTCTTATTTGCCACAGATCTGTGGACACGAGGAACAGGTCCCATTCCCCGTTCGCAGCTACGCCTCTCAGCCTGTTATTAAACTTCATAGATTGAAGTTATTTGTTTAAACTGCGGACCATGCCGTTCCATCGGTGTCATATAACCGGGAATATTGTGATCGATCGCTTTCGATACACTCCCTCATTGTTTCTCCTCGACCGGAGTCGAAATGCTCCAGTTCTAGGGCAAGGAACAGGTGGCGTCGAGGAAAATGGCTCGCAATGCTGATGCAGGAATAACGAGACTTCCCCCAGTTCCCACATCGGGAGACAGTAAAGACTtgaaacgttaaaaaaaaactcatctCTCCAACAGTTGAGAGTGTATTCGTTGAAACGTGAAGTCATCGTGATCATTACTCAATTATTTCGTTACGAACATCGAAACCTATCATCACATATTGACAAACTGACACGAACGAGTTTGGGACTCGAAATTTTCCAAGAAACGATAACGAGCTACAGGAAAACATTGATTAGAGGATTCAGTATTATATTCATTGGATTTTCGAGTCGATAGATAACGTTCAGATTAAATCTTACAATCAAGCGCTGAATAcgatatttgcaaaattttcccGTTCGAATATTAAAGCAAGCTTTTTATCTGAACGTACGAAAATTTTCCAGTAACTCTACCTGCACGTTTCTATAGCAATCCACCGACATTATCAGCTGATTAGTGGATGCGACATATGGGCCCCGTTAGTTTTATTAGATTATCGTCCacttttacttattttcattctgaTATCAGCCGGGATCACTCGCCGAGGAGTGAAACTGTGTCATTATTCGAAGAGATTATTACGCGTTGCCGTAAGCTCCTTTCTCAAGGTAGGAActgtttaattaataaaaaaatgaaaaatttaatcagtGCCCTTGTGTCTTGGAGGAAGTGAAACGTTCGTTGAAACTTTCTTGCATCGCCGtagaattaatttaaaaaagaaacacagcGTTGACCGAGATTCCAAAATCAGATTTCATCATCATACCCCATTGTCTGCTTATTACCACCGGGCAGTGTTGCGCAATCACGGAATCTCTAATTTTAAAAGTTGGAAATTTATTTCCCCGAACTTATCGGAAGCGTGTATTGTGCCGATCTTTTTGTCCTGCCAGTGCAGTGAAGAGATAGATAGCTGCACGGCGACTTCCGGGACAAAAACATAGAATCGTAAAGTCTGGGTATATCatcaataaaatttcgaacaCTGTACACACATATTTGTAGAGGCGCCAAACACTGACATATGGCGCAGAACCGTATCTCGAACATTCACCATGAGCACACAGAGTACCTACACGCACCCGATAAGTCCTTATTAATTTCTCCGCTCGTACTTGCGGGTTCTGAAAATCATCCAGATCCCATATCACAAAGAAGCATCCCACTTCGACACTTTGCGACGCGCGGACATTTCCCCGAAAAATCGGCAAATCGACCCTTTGGCGAATTCATGGGGTGGACTAAATGAGTCCTGAAAAAAACTGCTTCCTAAATTCGGCCAGTGCCAAACCATGCataacaataagaaaacaTTAATTCTCCGAGTTTACCGCACGGTGTTTCCCTAATGCCCGGTTCTAATAACAGGGAATTAGTTCTGCAGGGGTGGATTGCCGAGGCACTAATTATACTTCCGACTTCCTGATACCCAGCCAGCCCCTCAAAGCCCAGGAAAAAAGGTCGATTCCGGATCTCGATAGCGGCGTACTTACGGACTTACCGGATGAGAGAAATCCTCGAGGGATTTTCGTCCTCGATAGAAAAGGTGGAGTTATAAGATCCTCGACACAAAGCGATACGAGTATCTTTAATACTATCCGCAGTATTTCGAAGAACGTTAAATTTCGATATCCTGGTGATCTGGATATACCGGATCTCGGTGTCATTCCGAAAGCCGACCACAGTCTCGGCTTATACAGCTGTCACGAGTCAGACCGCAAGATAAAATCTCAAAGGTACCCACACGCACATTACATCTACCTTGTACCTAGGTATGCTCACTTCCTCAGCTTTCACCGTTTTCATTGCTTACCTATAATGAACACTGACAACGgtatgagaataaattttacagatCCGTCGATAGTCCGTGACCGGTCAGTGACTATAACTTTCTCGCGTAATTAGAGTTCCCAGTTCATTTGGAACTTCCGGATATAACCGTATAGAGAGACTAGTTCCATCGAGCAGCTGTCGAACAACCCTGATAGTGATTGACTGTACTCGAAAATAAGGTGGCTTTTTCAAAAGGCATTAACGGTCTAATGGCAAAATCCCCAAACACACGAGTAGCCGGTGCAATTGTCTCGACTTCCGGTCACGTGAGCCGGCTTTAAATCCATCCGAGAAACCGCGCATTGGACAACAGTCGCGCATTTAAAGAACCAATTGCATCCGTCGGTGACAACACGAGGCCCGAAAGAACGACCTCAAAACCTCTAATCCGGTAACAAGCTATTCCTCTGCATCCACGCGCCCCGAACGGCACGCGTCTACGGAGCGAAGAacgaaagagagggagagcaACGGGTAGCGGGTACCCCTCCGCCACTGATTATGGGGTGAGCTGAAGCCGGCATGGTGGTGCCCCGCGGTGCATGGTGGTCGTGCGGCGTGGAGGGGGCAAAGGGCTCGGGGGGTGTATATATGCCCTCACAGCCCTTAAGCACATGCACAGTACTAGACCGTACCCCGTATAGATCGGTGGTCCTTTcctcgttcgttcgttcgttcgtttcttCGGCCCTTAATCGATGCGCACGCGAACCGAGTGAGAGGAAATCAACGTGCATATTCGCCTGCTTCTTCATCAGCTCGCGTACAGCCGCCATGTGTTTAAAAGAAATTTCGCCATTCTGCTGACAGTGTGCCATTtgttttcacaaattttgCTCATAATTTTTACGTCTCGTTTCACGGTGTGTGGTGAATTATCTATAACGAAGGGATATATCTCTCTGTCGGATATTTACtttacacaatttttcgaTCCAGGTGAGCACGGGAGGAGAAtatttctgttctttttttttttttttttttaatctcgaTAACATTAATGGttgggaaaattgaaatgaaaatcgaaaGAACTGTATTCGATATTGAGGAtacatgtaaaaataaaataccgtTATTGAAactggaaatttatttttgcttgcGATAATCACATTGAATTTATTCGTTGATAGAAGCTGATCAGAGTTGTTGCGACATACCGAACGTAATTTTCTCGTCCAAAATTGACTCCTCGAGACACTCGGCACTCAGGGCATGACGCATATGCCATCATTCAAGTATTTCGTCGCTCTTTTGTTTCAGAATAAGCCCCAGTGCAATGTCGTCGGAATATTCATTCTGCAGCGAGGGAGGCTTTGACGAGCTTTCAAGCTCGTCTGACTCCGGTTTTGACGTGAGCTTTGAATCACCGAAGCACGAGTCACCCACCGACGCTCTTTTCCCCACCGCAAAGGaagagaaacggaaaaaatcGCGCGGCACGCGGTGCAAGAGTCCAACTCAGGTGAGTTACCTTTCATCTGTACTTATTTGCACTGAATTAAGAATTCGAGCCACGAAACTTGGAGCAAGACTAGAATATTCCAAGACAATCCGTCATCGTTGTCGAAAATCCGCAGGTCCTTCGCCTGAAACGTAACCGTCGCATAAAAGCGAACGATCGAGAACGACACCGGATGCACACCCTGAACGACGCGCTGGAACGTCTTCGCCTGGCGCTCCCGACGTTCCCCGAGGATACGAAATTGACGAAGATCGAGACGCTCCGCTTCGCTCACAACTACATATGGGCCCTGTCGCAGACCCTGGGAAAGTCCGAGGCCGGCGAGATAACACTGAACGTCGGGAACGTGACGGTTAGCATCGGCGAGAACGGGAACATGATCACATCTTCGACCGGAAGCTGCGCCGTCGCAGCTCAAAAACGCCTTGGTCCCGCTCATTCGGCGTTCCCGTATCCGCAGGAGAGATTCATGCCCGAATGGCAGGAGTACGACTGCTACAGCGATCAGAGTATCAGTCCACCGGTCCAGTATCAGCCCTGCTACGAACAGCGAGTATACGGACATCATTCTCCCCACGTTCTGCCCGCGACCCATCACCACGCCATGGGACACCATACCAACATGTATCAGTGCTTGTAAAACGATTATAAAATATCGTAGCGCGAGTTGTGATGTGTTGATCGGAGTCCCGTTAGCGGTCGGTGAAACCGAGGATCGTCGAGAAGGACGTTGATCACCGCCATTTTCGGGGTCAAAGTTTGCGAGCGGCAAATTGGggttgagatttttttcttgagaTTCTCGAGCTCGCGGGAGAGAGAAGGTTATATTATTGTgtgtaagaaaagaaaataacgtGATATCTTGAGTAAGTTATGGGTTCGGAGCTTTCCGTAATTTTCAATACAATATCATTTGGAATCAGAACAAGTTCGTGCGGTTGTCGCCTTTATTGGGCTAATACgattgtataaaaaagaaaaaacagaaaacgaaagaaagtAATATTGCTAAAGATTATCGTTATCTATTTTATAAGAGAatgttatattttaataacCTAATTAGTGCGAATGCGATGTGTGTctaaatctatttttatttaccattCTATTACCAGTCTGTACGAGATGCCGGAAATTTCTccacctcgtatttttctataattcaTCCAACAGATTGTACGcgtaatttagaaaatttcaccaaacgaCAAGCACACGACGTTTTAGTTGTTAATACGTACTAATTAAGTTCCTCTCGGATCTAGTCATTATATTTTTAGTTGATCTCACGTAACGCGGGTTTACGCTCGAtctcatttttgttttacatttcaaggaattttatgataacaataataataatagtaataataaatactaTGCCTCAACTAGTGCTCTTATCCCGTTGGAATTGTCAATTTGTGTAATTCAGggaatatatattgtacagaATTTATACTTTACCAATAAATCATATTTTATCTATAAACATACGTCGTTCGTTTCAACGCCCTTAAATGTCCTAAATCGGTGCCGTATCAACGACCATATCCTCACAATGCACTTCCTTCCAAGCCTGTTGCGCgtagaacaattttcaaatcatgCCACGTACGAGTCTTCGCAAAGCTTGATCTGTTCACAATGGAAAACAAAAGTATCAATCTCAAAGCAGTGCACGTGGAACACGAAGCGCCACGTAGGTATACACTTTGCAGGAATGAATTCGCGCTCTAGAATCACCCGACACGTGCCGAGCCACGTGTCCTTTATGCGGGAATTACCGGCCTTGTATAAGGCAGATGTATCACAAATTTTTCCCCGAGATTCCATCTACACCGTTAATCCGACAGATTACGTTTCCACTCCGCAATGGATTCCCGTTGCTCTTTAAACGCCGAGGAGGATTACAATTCTTCGAAATGTTAACACTGCCGAATCGTGACTCGGCGAGAGTATTGTTAGCCGATTCTTAAGTCTCATGGCTAGAAAGTTTTCGTGCCAAAATACGTTTCAAGGAATCAATGGTTTGAATCAAACGACGAAGCGTGATCGATCCTGCGGCAAACGAAcacgaatttcgaaaaatgggAACAATATTACCATAACAACGGAATCGCGGGCGTTCCCTTTTCACAACAGAGGGTTTATAGGTGTTAGGAAAATAAATGCAATGCAGAAGACGTCAGCTACTCGATCAATAACCGAAGGGTAGGTTGGAAAGATCTATCAAAACATCACTCAAGCGAGTCGGTGCAAATGAAaggataatattttcacccccTCTTGTACGTATATAGTTGCGCAAATTCTATGCCACTCGTTTCGAGAGTCCTGTTTATGTCCGCGCAACTCATGCTTTATCTTATTTTCATCTGCGCTTATTTTTCCCGAAGTTTCAAAGgaagaatatgaaatttttcaaggatCCCGATTAATCGTAGAGAGTCAGGTTTCGCACGAAACGCGTAATTCCACCCCCTCGAAGCAGTTAAATCAACAGCGCGAGAACTGCAAGCTCTAACAAATCTATTACTTGTATCACGTAGCATCGGTCACGGCGTTTAGAATTTGATCAGTAGCTTAGAACGCGATGCTATTTGCAAACAAGGCGCAAGCTGCGACGAATCCGTTAGCACACGCTCGCCGTTTCCCCAAATCTCACCAATAATGGTAATGGTTCAATAGAACTATTATGTCCCCGATATATATTATAAGCGCGCGAAAAGCACGCGGGGTCGAAACGGTTCGACAGCCGGCCGTATAAAGTGCCATAAAGGTGTCCGCCCTTAGTTTGTCAATTCGCAGGGGTGAAGGCGTCCATTTTTTCGCATCGCGCATCACGTGGAATTTGACTTTCTTTGCGACGTTAATTCTTCGCCAAATAGGTACTCGAG from Neodiprion lecontei isolate iyNeoLeco1 chromosome 1, iyNeoLeco1.1, whole genome shotgun sequence includes these protein-coding regions:
- the LOC107220516 gene encoding neurogenin-1 — its product is MSSEYSFCSEGGFDELSSSSDSGFDVSFESPKHESPTDALFPTAKEEKRKKSRGTRCKSPTQVLRLKRNRRIKANDRERHRMHTLNDALERLRLALPTFPEDTKLTKIETLRFAHNYIWALSQTLGKSEAGEITLNVGNVTVSIGENGNMITSSTGSCAVAAQKRLGPAHSAFPYPQERFMPEWQEYDCYSDQSISPPVQYQPCYEQRVYGHHSPHVLPATHHHAMGHHTNMYQCL